One window of the Arthrobacter sp. zg-Y919 genome contains the following:
- the treZ gene encoding malto-oligosyltrehalose trehalohydrolase, with product MRTDFDVWAPKAGTMTLLADGRRLSMTRGENGWWHAQHAELTEDIDYGYLIDDAETPVPDPRSRRQPGGVHALSRTFDPDLHQWNDSGWVSPGLDGSAIYEMHVGTFTPEGTLDAAIGRLDYLVDLGVRYVELLPVNAFNGTHNWGYDGVLWYAVQETYGGPEAYQRFVDAAHQAGLGVIQDVVYNHLGPSGNYLPMFGPYLTEGKSNTWGDSVNLDGPLSDTVREYIVDNVLMWFRDYHVDGLRLDAVHALHDERAVHILEEIAAATDQCAEALDKPLFLIAESDLNNPRLITPRSVNGYGLAGQWSDDFHHAAHTNLTGENGGYYEDFDSIEALAKVLQEGFFHNGTFSSFRERGHGRPLDKEQVTARQLVTAIQNHDQIGNRAAGDRLSAALGYEQLALGAVLSLASPFTPMLFMGEEFGASTPWQFFTSHPEPELGKATAEGRLKEFERMGWDPDTVPNPQDPTTFTNSKLDWSEVEEGDHGRLLDLYRRLLTLRRDTPDLMDPDLRNVQVEYDEVGRWLVMRRGSTAVAMNFADTPREVPLPFGKQAEVLLETVPVELYGDAVQLPAYGAAILAG from the coding sequence GACCGACTTTGACGTGTGGGCACCGAAAGCCGGCACCATGACACTGCTGGCCGACGGCCGGCGCCTGTCCATGACCCGTGGAGAGAACGGCTGGTGGCACGCCCAGCACGCCGAACTCACCGAGGACATTGACTACGGGTACCTCATTGACGACGCCGAGACGCCGGTGCCGGACCCCCGGTCCCGGCGGCAGCCCGGGGGAGTACATGCACTCTCGCGGACCTTTGACCCGGACCTGCACCAGTGGAACGACTCCGGATGGGTCTCGCCGGGGCTCGACGGCAGCGCGATCTACGAGATGCACGTCGGGACCTTCACTCCCGAGGGAACGCTGGACGCGGCGATCGGCCGGCTGGACTACCTGGTGGACCTGGGGGTCCGCTATGTCGAACTGCTGCCGGTGAACGCCTTCAACGGAACCCACAACTGGGGTTACGACGGAGTGCTCTGGTACGCGGTGCAGGAGACCTACGGCGGGCCGGAGGCCTACCAGCGGTTTGTGGACGCCGCACACCAGGCCGGCCTGGGCGTGATCCAGGACGTTGTCTACAACCACCTCGGCCCCAGCGGCAACTACCTCCCGATGTTCGGCCCCTACCTCACGGAGGGGAAGTCGAACACCTGGGGTGACTCGGTAAACCTGGACGGACCGCTCTCCGACACCGTCCGCGAGTACATCGTGGACAACGTCCTGATGTGGTTCCGCGACTACCACGTGGACGGACTGCGCCTGGATGCAGTTCACGCCCTGCACGATGAACGGGCCGTGCACATCCTGGAGGAGATCGCCGCCGCGACGGATCAGTGCGCCGAGGCCCTGGACAAGCCGCTGTTCCTGATCGCGGAGTCGGATTTGAACAATCCCCGGCTCATCACCCCGCGCAGCGTCAACGGCTACGGCCTCGCCGGCCAGTGGTCCGATGACTTCCACCATGCCGCCCACACCAACCTGACGGGCGAAAACGGCGGCTACTACGAGGACTTCGATTCCATCGAGGCCCTCGCAAAGGTGCTGCAGGAAGGCTTCTTCCACAACGGAACGTTCTCCTCCTTCCGGGAACGCGGCCACGGCCGTCCCCTGGACAAGGAGCAGGTGACGGCCCGCCAGCTGGTGACGGCCATCCAGAACCACGACCAGATCGGCAACCGTGCCGCGGGCGACCGGCTGAGTGCGGCCCTGGGCTACGAGCAGCTGGCCCTCGGCGCGGTGCTGAGCCTGGCCTCACCGTTCACCCCCATGCTCTTTATGGGTGAGGAATTCGGGGCCTCCACGCCTTGGCAGTTCTTCACCTCGCATCCGGAACCCGAGCTGGGGAAGGCCACGGCGGAGGGTCGGCTGAAGGAATTCGAACGGATGGGCTGGGACCCGGACACGGTGCCCAATCCGCAGGACCCGACGACCTTCACCAACTCGAAGCTGGACTGGTCCGAGGTGGAGGAAGGTGACCACGGCCGGCTGCTGGACCTGTACCGCAGGCTCCTGACGCTGCGCCGGGACACCCCCGACCTGATGGACCCGGACCTGCGTAACGTCCAGGTGGAGTATGACGAGGTGGGACGCTGGCTGGTGATGCGGCGGGGGTCCACGGCAGTGGCGATGAACTTCGCCGACACGCCCCGGGAAGTGCCGCTTCCGTTCGGTAAGCAGGCGGAAGTCCTGCTGGAAACCGTACCGGTGGAGCTTTACGGCGACGCCGTGCAGCTGCCCGCGTACGGCGCGGCCATCCTGGCCGGTTAA